Within Conexibacter woesei DSM 14684, the genomic segment CCTGCGCGCGCTCGACGCTGCCGGCGTCGAGCTGCGCGGCGACGAGCGCGTCCGCGCCCACGCGCCGGCGGGCGTCGCGGTCGCGGAGGCGACGGAGGAGGACTGGGCGACCGAGTACCTCGCGCTGACGCTCGCGATTCGCGTCGTCGACTCCGCGCAGGAGGCGATCGCGCACATCGGCCGCTACGGAAGCGGCCACAGCGAGGCGATCGTCACGCGCGACACCGCCTCGGCGCGCGCGTTCCAGCTGCTCGTCGACGCCGCCTGCGTCTACGTCAACGTGTCGACCCGCTTCACCGACGGCGGCGAGTTCGGGATGGGCGCCGAGATCGGCAACTCGACGCAGAAGCTGCACGCGCGCGGCCCGATCGGCGTGCGCGAGCTGACCACCTTCAAGTATCTGGTCGAAGGTACCGGCCAGGTGCGAGCTTGACGCTGCCGCGCCGCTCCGCATGCGCGTCGGCATCCTCGGGGGGACGTTCAACCCGCCGCATCTCGCTCACCTCGTCTGCGCGCAGGAGGCTCACGCGCAGCTGGGGCTGGACCGCGTCGTGCTGATGCCCGCGGGCGTCCCGCCGCACAAGCAGGTCCCGGCCGGCGACCCGAGCGCCGAGGCGCGCTACGAGCTGTGCCGCCTGGCGGTCGACGGCGACGAGCGCTTCGAGGTCTCGCGCGCGGAGCTGGAGCGCCCGGGGCGGTCCTACACGGCCGATACCCTGCGTCTGTTGCGAGAGCGCGATCCGCAGGACGAGCTGACGTTCATCGTCGGCGGCGACATGGCCCGCAGCCTGCCGAGCTGGCGGGAGCCGGAGGCCGTCCTCGCGCTCGCGACGCTCGCTGTCGCCGAGCGCCGCGGCGCCAAGCGCGAGGCGATCGAGCGCGAGCTGGCGCCGCTGCGCGGCGCCGACCGCGTCCGCTTCTTCGAGATGCCCCGCGTGGACGTGTCGTCCTCGCTCGTGCGCGAGCGGGTCGCGGCGGGGCGCCCGATCCGTTACCTCGTCCCCGACGCGGTCGCCGAGGCGATCGCGGCCGGCGGGCTCTACCGAGGTGTGCCGGGGGAGGTGACTACATGACACACGACCAACTGACCGGCTCCGACATGGCCGCGGCGATCGCCGAATACGCCGACGACAGAAAGGCGATCGACATCGTCGAGCTGGATCTGCGCGGCGTGCTCGGCTACGCCGACTACTTCGTCGTCTGCTCCGGCAACACGGACCGCCAGGTGAAGGCGATCCACGACGGGATCCACATGGAGATGAAGAGAACGCACGGCCTGCTGCCGCGCCGCGTCGAGGGACTGCCGCAAGCGCAGTGGGTCCTGATGGATTATCTCGACGTGGTGGTTCACATCTTCACGCCGGAGACGCGCGAGTTCTACCGACTCGAGCAGCTGTGGGGCGAGGCCCCCGCCCGCGCTGTCGGGTCGGGCGCGGAGCAGTGAGCAGCCGCACGTTCGAGAGACATCGAGACGGGAGGCAGCAATGGGGCGCAACTTGGCGAGCCTGTTGATCGACACCGCGGCGCGGCACGGGGACCGCACCGCGGTCAAGCTCGACGACGTCGCGTTGAACTACGAGGTCCTCGCCGAGGGCAGCGCCCGCGTCGCGGGCATGCTCGCCGAGCAGGGCTTCCAGCCCGGCGACCGCGTCGGGCTGATGCTGCCGAACGTCCCGTTCTTCCCGCCGATCTACTACGCGATCCTGCGTGCCGGCGGGATCGTCGTGCCGATGAACGTGCTGCTGAAGCGGCGCGAGGTCGCCTACTACCTGCAGGATTCCGGCGCGAAGCTGCTGTTCGCCTGGCACGACTTCGCGGCCGAGGCCGCGCCCGGCGCCGAGGAGGCCGGCGTGGAGCTGATATCGGTCGGGCTCGACTTCGCCCAGCAGGCGTTCGCGGCCGAGCCGCGCCGCGAACTGGCCGAGGTCGCCGACGAGGACACCGCCGTCCTGCTCTACACCTCCGGCACGACCGGCTCGCCGAAGGGCGCCGAGCTGTCGCACGCCAACCTCGTCGCGAACGTCGAGACGGCGCAGCAGACGCTGATACAGGTCGACGAGCACGACGTGATCCTCGGCGCGCTGCCGCTGTTCCACTCGTTCGGCCAGACCTGCGCGCTCAACGTCGCCGTCGCGGCCGGCTCGACGCTGACGCTGATCCCGCGCTTCGACCCGCTCAAGGCGCTGCAGATCGTCGACCGCGACAGAGTGACCGTCTTCGAGGGCGTCCCGACGATGTACAACGCGCTGCTGTCGGTGCCCGAGGAGGCCCGGGCCGGGCTCGACCTCTCGTCGCTGCGGTTGTGCGTCTCCGGCGGCTCCGCGCTGCCGGGCGAGGTGCTGCGCGCGTTCGACGAGACGTTCGGCGCCAAGCTGCTGGAGGGCTACGGGCTGAGCGAGACCTCGCCGGTCGCGTCGTTCAACCACCCCGACAGAGAGCGCAAGGTCGGCTCGATCGGGACCGCGATCCGCGGCGTCGAGATGAAGGCCGTCGACGACGCCGGCGACGAGGTCGGGGTCGGCGAGGTCGGCGAGATCGTGATCCGCGGCCACAACGTGATGAAGGGCTACTGGGGCAAGCCGGACGCGACCGCGGCGGTGATGAGAGGCGGCTGGTTCCACACCGGTGACCTCGCGAAGGTCGACGACGACGGCTACTTCTTCATCGTCGACCGGATCAAGGACATGATCATCCGCGGCGGCTACAACGTCTACCCGCGCGAGGTCGAGGAGGTGCTCTACGAGCACCCGGCGGTCGCCGAGGCGGCCGTCGTCGGCGTGCCGGACAAGGAGTGGGGCGAGGAGGTCGGCGCCTGCGTCGCGCTCAAGGAGGGCGCGCAGGCCGACCCCGACGAGCTGCGCGAGTACGTCAAGGAGCGCGTCGCGGCGTACAAGTACCCGCGGCACGTGTGGCTCGTCGCGGCGCTGCCGAAGGGGCCGACCGGCAAGATCCTCAAGCGCGAGATCGAGGCGCCCGCGTCGTCGCAGTGAGCGCGGCGAACGCGCCGCGGTAGTAGAGCAGCGGGTCGACGTGCTCGTCCGGATGGTCGACGGCGAGCACGCGCCCGACGACGATGCGGTGGTCGCCGCCGTCGGCGACGTCGTGGAGCGCGCAGTCGAGCGTCGCGAGCGCGCCGTGCAGCCGCGGCGCGCCGCCGTGGCCGGGCGC encodes:
- the nadD gene encoding nicotinate-nucleotide adenylyltransferase, whose amino-acid sequence is MRVGILGGTFNPPHLAHLVCAQEAHAQLGLDRVVLMPAGVPPHKQVPAGDPSAEARYELCRLAVDGDERFEVSRAELERPGRSYTADTLRLLRERDPQDELTFIVGGDMARSLPSWREPEAVLALATLAVAERRGAKREAIERELAPLRGADRVRFFEMPRVDVSSSLVRERVAAGRPIRYLVPDAVAEAIAAGGLYRGVPGEVTT
- the rsfS gene encoding ribosome silencing factor gives rise to the protein MTHDQLTGSDMAAAIAEYADDRKAIDIVELDLRGVLGYADYFVVCSGNTDRQVKAIHDGIHMEMKRTHGLLPRRVEGLPQAQWVLMDYLDVVVHIFTPETREFYRLEQLWGEAPARAVGSGAEQ
- a CDS encoding long-chain-fatty-acid--CoA ligase, giving the protein MGRNLASLLIDTAARHGDRTAVKLDDVALNYEVLAEGSARVAGMLAEQGFQPGDRVGLMLPNVPFFPPIYYAILRAGGIVVPMNVLLKRREVAYYLQDSGAKLLFAWHDFAAEAAPGAEEAGVELISVGLDFAQQAFAAEPRRELAEVADEDTAVLLYTSGTTGSPKGAELSHANLVANVETAQQTLIQVDEHDVILGALPLFHSFGQTCALNVAVAAGSTLTLIPRFDPLKALQIVDRDRVTVFEGVPTMYNALLSVPEEARAGLDLSSLRLCVSGGSALPGEVLRAFDETFGAKLLEGYGLSETSPVASFNHPDRERKVGSIGTAIRGVEMKAVDDAGDEVGVGEVGEIVIRGHNVMKGYWGKPDATAAVMRGGWFHTGDLAKVDDDGYFFIVDRIKDMIIRGGYNVYPREVEEVLYEHPAVAEAAVVGVPDKEWGEEVGACVALKEGAQADPDELREYVKERVAAYKYPRHVWLVAALPKGPTGKILKREIEAPASSQ